GTTTTGTCGAAGCTCTTGTCCCTGATCCCAAAAAAACTATTATTTCTTGGGATACGGAGCTAAAAGGCTTTGGAATCATAGTATTGCCAAGTGGCCGCCTTACATATTGTCTGCAGTATCGTAACAAAGAACGCATTAAAAAACGTATTAAAATTGGAGTCCATGGCCAGATTACAGCTGAAGAAGCCTGCGTTATTGCTCGGAAATATTTGAGTATGATTACACAAGGGGAAGATCCAGCTGAACAAAAAAAAGCCCTTAAGCATCTTCCTGACATCCATGAACTTGCAAAAGATTACGTAGATCGCTATGGAAAGAACAAACGTCCTCGAAGTCTTGAAGAAGACCAGAAACTTCTGCGAAATCATATTATCCCTAAACTTGGAGATAGAAAAGTTTCCCATCTTTCTCGTCGCGATGTCGAAAACTTTCATGCTGCTTTAAAAGAAACTCCCTACCAAGCCAACCGAACTTTAGCTCTCCTTTCCAAAATGATCTCATTAGCCATTGCCTGGGGTTGGAGAGTAGATAACCCCGTAAAAGGGATCCCACGATTTCCAGAAGAAAAGAGAGATCGATGGCTTAATAAAGAAGAAATTTCTCGTCTTTGGAAAACTTTAGATGATTATAAGAGACCTTCCTCTTTTTTCTTTAAGTTACTTCTTCTTACCGGCGCTCGAAAAAATGAGCTCCTAAAAGCAACCTGGAATCATTTTGATTTAGAGCAAGGAGTTTGGACAAAACCTTCTTCTCTTACAAAACAAAAGAAACGGGAATATTTGCCTCTTTCTCAAGAAGCCATTCAAGTTCTTCAAGAACTTAAAAACTTGAATATTGAAAGTTCTTATGTTTTTCCTGGTTTAACTAAAAAAGAACCCCTTAAAGATGTCCAAAATTTATGGAAACGCGTAATTAAAAAAGCAGATCTACTAGGAGTTCGTATTCATGATCTTCGTCACACGCATGCTTCGCATTTAGTTTCAAGTGGCTTGAGCCTAAGCATTGTCGGAAAATTGCTGGGTCATACACAAGCTTCCACAACTCA
Above is a genomic segment from Pseudomonadota bacterium containing:
- a CDS encoding tyrosine-type recombinase/integrase; amino-acid sequence: FVEALVPDPKKTIISWDTELKGFGIIVLPSGRLTYCLQYRNKERIKKRIKIGVHGQITAEEACVIARKYLSMITQGEDPAEQKKALKHLPDIHELAKDYVDRYGKNKRPRSLEEDQKLLRNHIIPKLGDRKVSHLSRRDVENFHAALKETPYQANRTLALLSKMISLAIAWGWRVDNPVKGIPRFPEEKRDRWLNKEEISRLWKTLDDYKRPSSFFFKLLLLTGARKNELLKATWNHFDLEQGVWTKPSSLTKQKKREYLPLSQEAIQVLQELKNLNIESSYVFPGLTKKEPLKDVQNLWKRVIKKADLLGVRIHDLRHTHASHLVSSGLSLSIVGKLLGHTQASTTQRYAHLADEPLRHATSLFGSTIRAVTSSSLKQLPK